In Candidatus Defluviibacterium haderslevense, the following are encoded in one genomic region:
- a CDS encoding caspase family protein, with translation MHKLLSLIFIVLIMSELSGQNCVRGNCVNGFGTITFSNNARYTGEFRGGKMEGRGLFYYSNGNKYIGQWKGGLRHGEGKLVKKDGNIYTGNFINDKIQGQGTMNYSSGDRYVGQWNKEQVNGKGNYYFKNGDRYEGNFLNGQFEGEGSFFYSDGSNYKGSWKASQRSGYGEYNDGKGKTYSGQWLADKAVKVIVDDLADLEEEEVKDTVVTKPVVKEEGKVNVVQVCDEKLPNCNTSFCRSGRGILDYADGSKYVGEFVNGDPKGKGICYYANGDRYEGYWDNHAPHGEGTMFFKSGLVYGAMWNHGQSTKQLLSKQEFVFNDKIQVDKNKEVKIWSVIVGISKYEHMPSLKYADDDAYRIYAFLKSPEGGALPDNQIKILVDEDATRNNILKAMNDLFMRADENDVVMLYYSGHGLEGTFIPIDYDGFDHALQHDEVKEMFNKSKAKHKVCYADACHSGSLLAAKSPFSSSLMYFYEDLDKASGGTAFMMSSKSKEYSLEDGGLRQGIFSHFLIRGLKGEADKDHNLTITISELFNYVYSNVRDYTGQAQTPLIAGDYNEQMPVGFCRVEK, from the coding sequence ATGCACAAACTGCTTAGTTTAATATTTATAGTATTGATAATGAGTGAATTATCAGGTCAAAATTGTGTCCGGGGCAATTGCGTTAATGGATTCGGAACCATTACATTTAGCAATAATGCCCGCTATACAGGTGAATTTAGAGGTGGTAAAATGGAAGGTCGTGGCCTTTTTTATTATTCTAACGGAAACAAATATATTGGGCAATGGAAAGGCGGATTAAGACATGGGGAAGGCAAACTTGTTAAAAAAGATGGAAATATCTACACAGGTAATTTTATCAATGATAAAATTCAAGGACAAGGAACTATGAACTATAGTTCCGGTGACCGGTATGTTGGGCAATGGAATAAGGAACAAGTGAATGGTAAAGGAAACTACTATTTTAAAAATGGAGATCGGTATGAAGGAAACTTTCTGAACGGTCAATTTGAGGGAGAAGGTAGTTTTTTCTATTCTGATGGTTCAAACTACAAAGGTTCATGGAAGGCTTCTCAACGTTCGGGGTATGGAGAATACAATGATGGCAAGGGTAAGACTTATTCAGGCCAATGGCTAGCAGACAAGGCAGTTAAAGTTATCGTTGACGATTTAGCTGATTTGGAAGAGGAGGAAGTAAAGGATACTGTTGTAACCAAACCAGTTGTTAAAGAAGAAGGAAAGGTAAATGTTGTCCAGGTCTGCGATGAAAAATTACCTAATTGCAATACCAGTTTTTGTAGATCAGGTCGCGGTATTCTAGATTATGCTGACGGCTCAAAATATGTTGGAGAATTTGTTAATGGCGATCCAAAAGGAAAAGGAATTTGTTATTATGCAAATGGTGATCGTTACGAAGGATATTGGGACAACCACGCTCCTCATGGCGAGGGAACCATGTTTTTTAAATCCGGATTGGTATATGGTGCTATGTGGAATCATGGTCAATCCACAAAACAATTATTAAGTAAACAGGAATTTGTCTTTAATGATAAAATCCAGGTTGATAAAAATAAAGAAGTTAAGATTTGGAGTGTCATCGTAGGTATTTCAAAATACGAGCATATGCCTTCCTTAAAATATGCGGATGATGATGCCTATAGAATCTATGCTTTTCTAAAAAGCCCTGAAGGTGGTGCATTACCGGACAATCAAATTAAAATATTGGTCGATGAGGATGCTACACGAAACAATATTCTAAAAGCGATGAATGATTTGTTTATGCGGGCTGATGAGAATGATGTGGTTATGTTATACTACAGCGGTCATGGATTGGAAGGTACTTTTATTCCGATAGATTATGACGGATTTGATCATGCTTTACAACATGATGAAGTAAAAGAAATGTTTAATAAAAGTAAGGCCAAACACAAGGTTTGTTATGCAGATGCATGTCATTCTGGTAGTTTGTTAGCTGCAAAAAGCCCATTTTCTTCCTCATTGATGTATTTCTATGAAGATCTGGACAAAGCTAGTGGTGGCACTGCATTTATGATGTCATCAAAAAGCAAGGAATACAGCTTGGAAGATGGTGGTTTGAGGCAAGGTATTTTTTCTCATTTTTTAATTAGAGGTTTAAAAGGTGAAGCTGATAAAGATCATAATTTGACCATTACCATATCGGAATTATTTAATTATGTTTATTCAAACGTCAGAGATTATACAGGACAGGCGCAAACACCTTTAATTGCAGGTGATTATAATGAGCAAATGCCAGTTGGCTTTTGCAGAGTTGAAAAATAA
- a CDS encoding DUF4920 domain-containing protein, which translates to MKTNLLAFLLLLTISCKQNNKEIASSNELTNTTYTPEVFGDSIDVSGALSVNDVLASLKTNDSIMCAVNGYVTGVCQAKGCWMMLSQSPSDSTGLFVKFADYGFFVPKDLSSSRVIVRGKAFKQVTSVDELKHYAEDEGKSSAEIEAITQPEEEMKFMADGVVVIERKK; encoded by the coding sequence ATGAAAACCAATTTATTAGCCTTCCTTCTATTATTGACCATAAGCTGCAAACAAAATAACAAAGAAATTGCTTCTTCCAATGAATTAACTAATACTACTTATACTCCGGAAGTTTTTGGAGATTCTATTGATGTATCCGGTGCTTTAAGTGTTAATGATGTATTGGCCTCCTTAAAAACCAATGACTCAATTATGTGTGCAGTTAATGGCTATGTTACCGGAGTTTGCCAGGCGAAAGGATGCTGGATGATGCTTAGTCAATCACCCTCTGATTCAACAGGTCTCTTTGTTAAATTTGCTGATTATGGCTTTTTTGTACCTAAAGACTTATCATCAAGTCGAGTTATCGTTCGGGGAAAAGCCTTCAAACAAGTAACTTCTGTTGATGAATTAAAACATTATGCAGAAGATGAAGGCAAATCCAGTGCTGAAATTGAAGCAATTACCCAACCAGAAGAAGAAATGAAATTTATGGCAGATGGTGTTGTAGTTATTGAAAGAAAAAAATAA
- a CDS encoding class I fructose-bisphosphate aldolase, with protein sequence MANQQIHNLLGDQASFLLDHQCKTIDKSHLHLPAKDSVDKIWIPSNRSIRTLGSIQSIINHGRLAGTGYVSILPVDQGIEHSAGASFAPNPMYFDPENIVKLSIEGGCNAVASTYGVLASVARKYAHHIPFIVKVNHNELLTYPNKADQILFGTIKNAWDMGAVGVGATIYFGSEESGRQIVEIAKAFDYAHELGMTTVLWCYIRNSAFKKDGVDYHTSADLTGQANHLGVTIQADIIKQKLPTINRGYEALNMGGSSYGKLNPKMYSELSSDHPIDLCRYQVINCYMGRSGLINSGGESKGATDLQEAVTTAVINKRAGGMGLISGRKAFQKPFAQGIEILNTIQDVYLDQTITVA encoded by the coding sequence ATGGCAAATCAACAAATACATAATTTACTAGGGGATCAGGCATCATTTCTTTTGGATCACCAGTGTAAAACAATCGATAAATCACACTTGCATTTACCGGCAAAGGATTCCGTAGATAAAATCTGGATTCCATCCAATAGAAGTATTCGAACACTCGGAAGTATACAATCCATTATCAATCACGGGAGATTAGCTGGTACGGGATATGTTTCTATACTTCCAGTTGATCAGGGAATTGAGCATAGCGCAGGTGCTTCTTTTGCGCCAAATCCTATGTATTTTGATCCTGAAAATATAGTAAAATTATCTATCGAAGGGGGATGTAATGCCGTTGCTTCGACATATGGTGTGCTTGCCTCAGTAGCACGAAAATACGCGCATCATATTCCTTTTATCGTCAAAGTCAATCATAATGAATTATTAACCTATCCAAATAAGGCGGACCAAATACTTTTTGGTACCATTAAAAATGCATGGGACATGGGAGCAGTAGGAGTTGGGGCTACCATTTATTTCGGATCAGAAGAAAGCGGTAGGCAAATTGTAGAAATAGCCAAAGCTTTTGATTACGCCCATGAATTAGGAATGACCACAGTCCTTTGGTGTTACATTCGCAATTCAGCATTTAAAAAAGATGGTGTAGATTATCATACTTCAGCTGACTTGACCGGTCAGGCCAATCACCTTGGAGTAACCATTCAAGCCGATATCATCAAACAAAAACTCCCCACTATTAATCGGGGTTATGAAGCCTTAAATATGGGTGGCTCTTCGTATGGAAAATTAAACCCTAAAATGTATTCAGAATTATCTTCTGATCATCCAATAGACCTGTGTCGATATCAAGTGATCAACTGCTATATGGGAAGATCGGGTTTGATCAATTCAGGTGGAGAGTCGAAAGGAGCTACTGATCTTCAAGAAGCTGTAACCACAGCAGTAATCAATAAAAGAGCAGGAGGAATGGGATTAATTTCTGGTCGCAAAGCCTTCCAAAAACCATTTGCTCAAGGTATTGAAATCCTTAATACCATACAAGATGTATATTTAGATCAGACGATTACTGTGGCGTAA